A portion of the Trachemys scripta elegans isolate TJP31775 chromosome 9, CAS_Tse_1.0, whole genome shotgun sequence genome contains these proteins:
- the SLC33A1 gene encoding acetyl-coenzyme A transporter 1, producing MSPTISYKDSSRQRRPGSYQQSMDMEIKPPPPALYMDNHTERLGEDDTEALLQEHNSPSYMVPRGYRAELGSILLLLFLYVLQGIPLGLAGSIPLILQSKNVSYKDQAFFSFVFWPFSLKLLWAPLVDAVYFKSFGRRKSWLVPTQYILGFFMMYLSTQVDFLLGDVEGKSPDVVALTVTFFLFEFLAATQDIAVDGWALTMLSRENVGYASTCNSVGQTAGYFLGNVLFLALESASFCNKYLRFQPQPKGIVTLSDFLFFWGAVFLITTTLVALLKKENKEVTPSKEETKGITDTYKLLFSIVRMPAVLTFCVLILTAKVGFSAADAVTGLKLVEEGVPKEHLALLAVPIVPLQIILPLIISKYTAGPQPLNTFYKAMPFRLLIGLGFALLVWWTPKVQHEGGFPIYYYIVVLLSYALHQITLYSMYVAIMAFNAKVSDPLIGGTYMTLLNTVSNLGGNWPATVALWLVDPLTVKECIGAQEQSCGTTAAAELCTKLGGSCVTTLDGYYVESIICVALGFVWWFLLGPKLKKLQDEGQSSWKCKRTN from the exons ATGAGCCCAACCATCTCTTACAAGGACAGCAGCCGGCAGCGCCGGCCTGGCAGCTACCAGCAGTCCATGGACATGGAGATCAAACCTCCACCACCAGCTCTGTACATGGATAATCACACTGAAAGACTAGGAGAAGATGACACAGAGGCACTGCTCCAGGAGCATAACTCACCATCCTACATGGTGCCCCGGGGATATCGGGCAGAACTGGGTAGTATCCTGCTCCTCCTTTTTCTCTATGTACTACAGGGTATCCCATTGGGGCTGGCAGGCAGCATCCCACTCATCTTACAGAGCAAGAATGTCAGCTATAAGGACCAGGCTTTTTTCAGCTTTGTCTTTTGGCCTTTCAGTCTCAAGCTGCTCTGGGCCCCATTGGTGGATGCAGTCTATTTCAAGAGCTTTGGCCGCCGCAAGTCCTGGCTTGTGCCCACTCAGTACATCCTGGGGTTTTTTATGATGTACCTGTCCACACAGGTAGACTTCCTGTTAGGCGATGTGGAGGGCAAGAGTCCTGATGTGGTGGCCCTCACCgtgactttctttttgtttgagTTCCTGGCTGCCACACAGGACATTGCTGTGGATGGCTGGGCACTGACTATGTTGTCACGGGAAAATGTGGGCTATGCTTCCACTTGTAACTCTGTTGGCCAAACAGCTGGTTATTTTTTGGGAAATGTCTTGTTCTTGGCCCTTGAATCTGCCTCCTTCTGTAACAAATATTTGCGGTTTCAACCTCAACCCAAAGGAATTGTTACCCTTTCAG ATTTCCTATTTTTCTGGGGAGCTGTCTTCTTAATAACTACTACTTTAGTGGCCCTcttgaaaaaggaaaacaaggaagTAACACCatcaaaagaagaaacaaaaggcATCACTGATACATACAAACTGCTCTTCTCGATAGTAAGAATGCCAGCAGTTCTTACTTTCTGTGTCCTGATTTTAACAGCAAAA GTTGGCTTCTCAGCAGCGGATGCAGTAACAGGACTTAAATTGGTGGAAGAAGGAGTACCTAAAGAACACTTAGCTCTACTAGCTGTTCCAATAGTACCTTTACAGATAATATTGCCTCTGATCATCAGCAAATACACAGCAGGTCCACAGCCACTGAACACATTTTACAAAGCTATGCCTTTTAG GTTACTGATAGGCTTGGGATTTGCTCTTTTGGTTTGGTGGACTCCTAAAGTACAACATGAAGGAGGATTTCCTATCTATTACTATATTGTGGTGTTGCTGAGTTATGCTTTACATCAG ATTACGTTGTACAGCATGTATGTTGCTATAATGGCTTTCAATGCCAAAGTTAGTGATCCACTGATTGGAGGAACATATATGACACTTCTAAATACTGTGTCGAATCTGGGAGGAAACTGGCCCGCCACGGTAGCTCTTTGGCTTGTTGATCCACTTACAGTGAAAGAGTGTATAGGCGCACAGGAACAGAGTTGTGGAActacagctgctgcagaa CTCTGTACAAAACTTGGTGGCTCTTGTGTTACGACCCTGGATGGTTATTATGTAGAATCCATAATATGCGTTGCTCTGGGATTTGTCTGGTGGTTCCTTCTTGGGCCAAAACTTAAAAAGCTGCAAGATGAAGGACAATCTTCATGGAAATGCAAGAGGACCAATTGA